A stretch of the Vigna radiata var. radiata cultivar VC1973A chromosome 9, Vradiata_ver6, whole genome shotgun sequence genome encodes the following:
- the LOC111242505 gene encoding beta-glucosidase 46-like: protein MEVEGREGEAHHSVVWGALDAKPRIYYNSLIDTLLSRGIKPFMTISQKISHYDIPEEHQQRYKGVQIWPILRERFEWKKTQGGRIGVAMNTKWFEPINNSLEDKKVAERAQSFYMNWS, encoded by the exons ATGGAGGTTGAGGGAAGGGAGGGAGAGGCCCACCACTCTGTCGTTTGGGGAGCACTCGACGCCAAGCCACGCATTTACTATAACAGTCTAATTGACACACTTCTTTCAAGAG GAATAAAACCTTTTATGACAATATCACAGAAAATATCACATTATGATATTCCTGAAGAACATCAGCAAAGATACAAAG GTGTCCAGATATGGCCAATCTTACGAGAAAGGTTTGAATGGAAGAAAACTCAAGGAGGGAGAATTGGTGTTGCCATGAATACCAAATGGTTTGAACCCATCAACAATTCTTTAGAAGACAAGAAAGTTGCGGAACGAGCTCAATCATTTTACATGAATTG